Part of the Lysobacter enzymogenes genome is shown below.
GACACTCCATTGAACAGCGGGCCGGCGCCGGAGCGCGCGCGATGATCCAGCGCATGCGCCTGCAACCCGAAGCGATCGGCAGCGGCCTGACCTCGCAGCGCGTGCGCGACCGCCTGGTCGAGCGCCTGCGCGAAGCCGGCATCCGCGACGAGCGCGTGCTCAACGCCGTGCGCACCGTGCCGCGCCACCTGTTCGTCGACGAGGCGCTGGCGATGCGCGCCTACGAGGACACCGCGCTGCCGATCGGCCACGGCCAGACCATCTCGCAGCCGTGGGTGGTCGCGCGCATGACCGAAGCCCTGTTCGAAGACGGCGTGCCCGGCAAGGTGCTGGAGATCGGCACCGGTTCGGGCTACCAGGCTGCGATCCTGGCCGCGCTGGGGCTGGAAGTGCACACCGTCGAGCGCATCGGCGAACTGCTGCGCACCGCGCGCAAGCGCTTCCGCCAGCTCGGCCTCAACGTGCGCAGCAAGCACGACGACGGCCGCATCGGCTGGCCCGAGAACGGCCCGTTCGACGCGATCATCGTCACCGCCGCCGCGCCCGCGCTGGTCGATGCGCTGACCGAGCAACTGGCGCCGAACGGCACCTTGATCGCTCCGGTCGGCGCCGCCTCGTCGCAATCGCTGCTCAAACTGCGCAAGGACGCCGACGGCGCCATCAGCCAGACCACGCTGGCGCCGGTGGTGTTCGTGCCTTTGCTGTCGGGCATGATCGACTGACTCCCCCCGGCGGCCGCGCGGCCGTCCACGACCAACCGGCGGCTATGCGCCGCCCCTTCGGCCGACTTCGCCCATGGCATTGAAAATTTTCGGACCGCTCTACGAGCGCACCATCACCTGGGCCCGCCACCGCCACGCCCCGGCCTACCTGACCGGCTTGAGCTTCGTCGAGGCGATCATCTTCCCGATCATGCCCGAGGTGATGCTGGCGCCGATGTCGGTGGCCCAGCCCAAGCGCGCGTTCTGGTTCGCGACCTTGAGCATCATCGGCTCGATGCTCGGCGCGCTGGTCGGCTACGCGCTCGGCCACTACGCGTTCGAAGCCTTGAAGCCGGCGTTCGCGGCGATGGGCATGCTGCCGTCGATCGAAGCCGGCATCGCCACCGTGCAGGCCAAGATGGTCGAATCGCCGTGGGCGGTGTTCACCTTCCTGGTGCTCGGCGGTTTCATGCCGATCCCGATGAAGGTGTTCACCTGGGCGTCGGGCATCGTCGGCGTGCCTATGCTGCAATACATCCCGAGCATGTTCATCGGCCGGGCCAAGCGGGTGTACCTGCTGGCGCTGGCGATCCGCATCGGCGGCGAACGCGCCGAAGCGGCGCTGCGGCGCTACATCGAGCCGATCGGCTGGATCGCCACCGCGGTGGTGGTCGTCGCCATCGCCGTGCTGGTCTGGCATTCACAGCGCTGAGGCGCGCGAGCGGCGACACTGCCGCAGCGGCATCGGACATCCGAGACACCACGCGCCCGGCGAGCGGCGCGGCAAGAGGATCACCATGAGCGAGACGACCCGAACCCCGACCCTGGCGATGGCCGCCTGCCTGCTGGCCACGCTCGCCCTGATCGGCTGTTCGAGTTCGGTCGTCCGCGAACCTTCCCGCGGCGGTTCGCGCGGCGGCGGCAGCAGCCGCCCCTCGACTCCGGCGCAGCGGCCGTCGGTGGCCAAACCCGGCGCGACCGTGGTCGTGCAGCGCGGCGAAGGCCTGTACCGCATCGCGACCAACAACGGCATCCAGCTCGCCGATCTGGCCGCGTGGAACGGTTTGTCGCCGCCGTACAACCTGTATCCGGGCCAGCGCCTGAAGCTGTATCCGCCGGGTCGCGGCGGCTCGTCGTCGGGTTCGTCGTCGTCGGGCGGCTCGACCGCCTCGCGCCCGAGCGCGCCGGCGCCCGCACCGGCCGCGCCGATCGACAGCGGCATCCGCTGGCGCTGGCCGGCCGACGGCCCGCTGCTCGGCCGCTTCGTCGCCAACGAACCGACCAAGCAGGGCGTCGACATCGGCGGCGCGCCCGGCAGCCCGGTGCGCGCGGCCGCCGACGGCGTGGTGGTGTACTCCGGCACCGGCCTGGTCGGCTACGGCGAGCTGATCATCGTCAAGCACAACGAACAGTGGCTGTCGGCTTACGGCCACAACCGCAAGCGCCTGGTCAACGAAGGCCAACTGGTCAAGTCCGGCCAGCAGATCGCCGAGATGGGCCGCAGCGGCGCGGCGCGCGACCAACTGCATTTCGAAGTGCGCTACAACGCCAAGCCGGTCGATCCGCTGCTGTATTTGCCGGCGAAGTGAACGCGCGCGGCGACGAGTTCGCCGCCGCGCTGGCGCGCTGGCCGTGGCGCGCGATCCGCGATTGCCCGGGGCGCTACGCGCTGACGCCGGCCGATGCGGACTCGACGCCCGAGCGGATCCTCGGCTATCGCGCGCGCAGCAGCGAGCATCGCAGCGCGGTCGCGCGCGACCGCGTGGTGCTGACGCCGTTCGCGGCCGCGGGCGGATTGATTTCCTATCGCCGCGACGACGGCGGCTGGCTGCACACCTTGAACGATGCCGACGGCTGGGCGCGCAAGCTGGCGCAACTGGGCCTGGACGCGGCCTGAGCCGCTGTGGCGAACACCGCGAATCGATCCGGCGCGCGTGCGGCGCGGCCGCTCACGGCGGCGGCGGGTGCACGTCGAACTGCCGGTCCACCGCGACGTAGTCGTAGTCGCCCTGGGTCAGGTTCAACAACCGTAAGGCCTTGGGCGCATAGGCGATGCGCACGCGCAGGTCGGTGCGCACGGCTTCGTAGCAATTCCACGGCACCGAGAAGCGCGTCGGCAGCTCGGGGTCGTCGCCGTCGATGGCGATGTAGAGGCAGTAGATCGGCGGCCAGCTTTCGCCGTCGTCGCGTTCCATGACCCCGGTCAGCACGCCTTCGCGCCAGAACTTGACCCCGGCGGCGAGGTCGTCGCGCAGATTGGCCTGGTCGAGCGACTCGCTCCATGCGAGCAAGACCATGAATCCGATCGCCAGCGAAACGCCGGCGATCGGCCAGAAACCGCGCGCCTCGGGTTCGAAATACAGCGCGGGGGCGAAGCAGATCACGGCGAACACGGTGCTCGACCACAGCACCCGCGGCGCTTCGCGCGATTGTTTGGCGCGCAGGAACTGGCGTTCGCGCTCGGTCAGCGGCGCGCTGTCGGCGGCGGGGACCGGTTCGGTTGCGGGAACGGCTGCGTCAGTCTGGGAAGTCATGCGCCACCTTGCGCGGGGGAATCGCGGCGGTCCGATGCGTCGCAGGCGTTATAACGCCGCCGCCGCGTCCGCGCCAACCCCGGCCGGGGGCGGGTGGGGCAGGGGCGAGCGGGCGATCCCATCGTCCGTCGGCGCGGGTCGAACGGCTGCGAGCGTCGAGCATCGTGCACCGACTCCCGCGCTCTCGGCGGCGCGATGCTCGAATCGCCCATGGCGCATCGCCCGATTTCCAGCGGCAACCGCGAAATTCGTCGACATTCGCTGCCCGCCATCGGTCGGTCGTATCGAACCGATCATCGCCGTGCGTTGCGAGTGTGATTGGCGTAGGCGAACGGTTTCTCCTGCAATAACCGGCGAATGAACGAGAGCCGTTCGAGAGCGACGAACGGCACGCCGATATCGACCGACGGCGCGATCGCTTGCGCAACCTCGATGGCGTGCGCGCAACCACGATTCAGCCGCCGGCGAAGTAAATGAATCGAACCAGCCGCAACCTCGCTCAGTTGGCTTTCGCCGAGTGCGCCAGCGCGCAGAAAAATCCGGCCGCAGGTTGCAGATCGAACCCGCAACGGCCGCGCGTGGTTCGCGTTCGAATAGTTGTTCGGCAAATCGCGTGCTACGGTCGCGCCGCGCTGAAACAGGGGTCGGCGCAACGGAACCCAGATTGCGATGGATCGCGCCGCAGCGCACGGACTCGCGATCGTTAGCCATCGTCGGAAACCCCCACCATGTTGACCTCGACCCAAGACCGCAGCGTCCCGTCGCCGGACGCGTTCGGCCCGAGCGCCTCCCAGGCGCCCCATCCGCAACCCCAAGCGCGCGCCAGCCGTCCGCTGAGCCAGCGCGAGCGCGACCTGCTCGCCGCGCGCAGCGGCGGCCACTGGCGGGTACTGCTTGCGTTGTCGATCGCCGCCGCCGGCGCCGGCGCGCTGATGCTGCCGTTGGGCTTCAGCGCCGCGACGGCGGTGCTGACCGCGTGCGTCGGCTTCATGCTGTCGCTGAATTTTCCGGTCGCGGAAAACCGCGGCGGTTACGTGCGCGACGACATCGCGCTGGACAGCAAGATCGGCGTCGCCGGGCGCATCGCCGGCAAGCGCATGCGCGGCCGGCTGCGGCCGTATTGCGCGCTCACCGTGACCGACGCAGCCGGTTCGCGCGCGCAGACGTTCAAGCTTCCGTCCGCGGCGTACGCGGCGGTGCGCGAGGGCCAGCCGGCGATGGTCTGGTACGTGCCGTCCAGCGGCATCGTCATGGAATTGAGCGAAGGTTCGTACCGCTACCGGCTCGGCGACGCCGAGGCCGGCCAGCGTTCGTCGCAACGAGTCTGATCGGGGAGGGCCGTGGGTTCGTGGCCGCCGCGGTGCGGCCGGCTACGCGCTGTTCGGCGGATCGGCGGCGAAGGGGTTCGCCGCCGATCGATTTGAGTCGCCGATACCGTGACGTCGCAGGTACTCGCCGTATCGTGCGACCGCGTCGCGTTGTCCGCCGTCGAGCCAAGCCTGATAGCGTTCGGCCGGCGAAGGCGCACGACAACCGGCGCTCAGCACCGCCGCGAACCCGACAAGGAAACAGGCCAGCGACCGCAAACGCGGCGCCGGAAACATCAAGCCCCCAGCACGAACCCGGCGACCACCCGCCGCCCTTCGCCGGCGAGCACGTTGAAGGTGCGCGCGGCGGCCGCATTCGTCATCGACTCCAGACCGACCTTGCGCGCCAGGCAGGCGGCCAGGGTCGCGGCCGGCGGGAACGCCTGGGCGGCGCCGCAGCCGAGCACGATCAGCTCCGGCTTCAAGGCGAACAGCGGTTCCAGGTCTTCGATACGCAGGCTGCGCACGTCGCCTGCCGCCCAGTCCTCGATCAGCGCGTTCGGCGCCAGGATGAAGCTGCGCTCGATCCGGCGGTCGTTGACCAGGGCCACGCGGCCGTCGGCGCCGCGCAGGAAGAACTCGTGGTCGGGGCGTTCCAGGTTCAGTTGCATCGGACGGGAATCGGGAATGGG
Proteins encoded:
- a CDS encoding peptidoglycan DD-metalloendopeptidase family protein; translation: MSETTRTPTLAMAACLLATLALIGCSSSVVREPSRGGSRGGGSSRPSTPAQRPSVAKPGATVVVQRGEGLYRIATNNGIQLADLAAWNGLSPPYNLYPGQRLKLYPPGRGGSSSGSSSSGGSTASRPSAPAPAPAAPIDSGIRWRWPADGPLLGRFVANEPTKQGVDIGGAPGSPVRAAADGVVVYSGTGLVGYGELIIVKHNEQWLSAYGHNRKRLVNEGQLVKSGQQIAEMGRSGAARDQLHFEVRYNAKPVDPLLYLPAK
- a CDS encoding protein-L-isoaspartate(D-aspartate) O-methyltransferase, translated to MIQRMRLQPEAIGSGLTSQRVRDRLVERLREAGIRDERVLNAVRTVPRHLFVDEALAMRAYEDTALPIGHGQTISQPWVVARMTEALFEDGVPGKVLEIGTGSGYQAAILAALGLEVHTVERIGELLRTARKRFRQLGLNVRSKHDDGRIGWPENGPFDAIIVTAAAPALVDALTEQLAPNGTLIAPVGAASSQSLLKLRKDADGAISQTTLAPVVFVPLLSGMID
- a CDS encoding Mth938-like domain-containing protein, whose product is MQLNLERPDHEFFLRGADGRVALVNDRRIERSFILAPNALIEDWAAGDVRSLRIEDLEPLFALKPELIVLGCGAAQAFPPAATLAACLARKVGLESMTNAAAARTFNVLAGEGRRVVAGFVLGA
- a CDS encoding YqaA family protein; its protein translation is MKIFGPLYERTITWARHRHAPAYLTGLSFVEAIIFPIMPEVMLAPMSVAQPKRAFWFATLSIIGSMLGALVGYALGHYAFEALKPAFAAMGMLPSIEAGIATVQAKMVESPWAVFTFLVLGGFMPIPMKVFTWASGIVGVPMLQYIPSMFIGRAKRVYLLALAIRIGGERAEAALRRYIEPIGWIATAVVVVAIAVLVWHSQR